In one window of Rathayibacter caricis DSM 15933 DNA:
- a CDS encoding LacI family DNA-binding transcriptional regulator, translating into MAQSRSSGSRTSTLSDVAKLAGVSMATASKAINGRSVAPATRVKVMEAARELSFTPNALARSLVEGRTGTVGILTNDLEGRFVIPILMGAEDAFGAGAVNVFLCDARGDAIREQHHLAALLNRRVDGILVVGSSTNPRPSLGHDLPVPVVYVYAPSEDPTDVSLAADNYQGGRLATEHLLGLGRRRIAHLTGDPSYQAAQDRARGVRDAMRDADLELVSDVMFSEWSESWGRDGTAVLLERHADLDGIVCGSDQIARGALDSARDLGRKVPEDVAVVGFDNWLVLATNARPQLTSIDADLQELGRAAAHRVFEAIGGSPAAGTEYLPTRLVIRGSTIQRR; encoded by the coding sequence ATGGCGCAATCACGATCGTCGGGATCCCGGACCTCGACCCTGAGCGATGTAGCGAAGCTCGCGGGAGTCTCGATGGCGACCGCGTCCAAGGCGATCAACGGCCGCAGCGTGGCCCCGGCCACCCGGGTGAAGGTCATGGAGGCGGCGCGCGAGCTCTCGTTCACGCCGAACGCCCTCGCCCGGAGTCTCGTCGAGGGTCGTACCGGCACCGTCGGCATCCTGACGAACGACCTCGAGGGCCGCTTCGTCATCCCGATCCTGATGGGCGCCGAGGACGCGTTCGGCGCCGGCGCCGTCAACGTCTTCCTCTGCGACGCGCGGGGCGACGCGATCCGCGAGCAGCACCACCTCGCGGCGCTGCTCAACCGCCGCGTCGACGGGATCCTCGTCGTCGGCAGCAGCACGAACCCCCGACCGTCGCTCGGGCACGACCTGCCGGTGCCGGTGGTCTACGTCTACGCGCCGTCCGAGGACCCGACCGACGTCTCCCTCGCCGCCGACAACTACCAGGGCGGCCGGCTCGCGACCGAGCACCTCCTCGGGCTGGGCCGTCGGAGGATCGCGCACCTGACCGGCGATCCGAGCTACCAGGCCGCCCAGGACCGCGCACGGGGCGTCCGCGATGCGATGCGTGACGCCGATCTCGAGCTGGTGAGCGACGTCATGTTCTCGGAGTGGTCCGAGTCGTGGGGCCGCGACGGCACCGCCGTGCTGCTCGAGCGCCACGCCGACCTCGACGGCATCGTCTGCGGCTCCGACCAGATCGCCCGCGGCGCCCTCGACAGCGCCCGCGACCTCGGCCGGAAGGTGCCCGAGGACGTCGCCGTCGTCGGCTTCGACAACTGGCTCGTCCTCGCGACGAACGCCCGCCCGCAGCTGACGAGCATCGACGCCGACCTGCAGGAGCTGGGGCGCGCGGCGGCCCACCGGGTCTTCGAGGCGATCGGCGGCTCGCCGGCCGCCGGCACGGAGTACCTGCCCACCCGTCTCGTGATTCGCGGCTCCACGATCCAGCGCCGCTGA
- a CDS encoding carbohydrate ABC transporter permease, which translates to MTATASDVGRTRVRRRAPGLLGWAYAAPTALFVALLFLVPLGLVLQMSVSDWPLLAGNRGVNFPTNFGDAVTDRFFWASIRFTLLYTVLTTVILLALSLALALIVQESTRWKNFLRTAFLIPTALGLASASLLFYVLYSPLAGPFAGLMESWGITFLGTPTGALWSTIFLIVWRFAGFYMLLMMVGLQGIPEEVYEAARIDGASRLQTFTGVTLPLLKPTLALTTVLCVTGSLLAFEQFYILTKGGPDNSTITVVQLIYSMAFQGQNDLGVAGALSVIVLLALVVLNIAQIRSFGKKDD; encoded by the coding sequence ATGACAGCCACCGCCAGCGACGTCGGCCGCACCCGGGTCCGCCGCCGCGCCCCCGGACTCCTCGGCTGGGCGTACGCCGCCCCGACAGCGCTGTTCGTCGCGCTGCTCTTCCTCGTCCCGCTCGGACTCGTGCTGCAGATGTCGGTCTCGGACTGGCCCCTGCTCGCGGGCAACCGGGGTGTGAACTTCCCCACCAACTTCGGCGACGCCGTCACGGACCGCTTCTTCTGGGCGTCCATCCGGTTCACGCTGCTCTACACGGTCCTGACGACCGTGATCCTGCTGGCCCTGAGCCTCGCCCTCGCGCTGATCGTGCAGGAGTCGACCCGGTGGAAGAACTTCCTCCGCACGGCGTTCCTCATCCCGACCGCGCTCGGCCTCGCCTCGGCCTCGCTCCTCTTCTACGTCCTCTACTCCCCCCTCGCCGGGCCGTTCGCGGGCCTGATGGAGAGCTGGGGCATCACGTTCCTCGGCACCCCGACCGGCGCGCTCTGGTCGACGATCTTCCTGATCGTCTGGCGCTTCGCCGGCTTCTACATGCTGCTGATGATGGTCGGCCTCCAGGGCATCCCCGAGGAGGTCTACGAGGCCGCGCGCATCGACGGCGCCTCGCGACTGCAGACGTTCACCGGAGTGACGCTGCCGCTGCTCAAGCCCACCCTCGCCCTCACCACCGTGCTCTGCGTCACGGGGTCGCTGCTCGCGTTCGAGCAGTTCTACATCCTCACCAAGGGCGGGCCGGACAACTCCACCATCACGGTCGTGCAGCTGATCTACAGCATGGCCTTCCAGGGCCAGAACGATCTGGGCGTCGCCGGAGCCCTCTCGGTGATCGTGCTCCTGGCGCTCGTCGTGCTGAACATCGCGCAGATCCGCTCCTTCGGAAAGAAAGACGACTGA
- a CDS encoding glycosyltransferase family 2 protein — protein MLLLRIIVLLTIVLGVDYVTWRWIASLNWDAWWIAVPLVAAETYSLIDVCLYGMTMWRARGRPAPPEPDPEATVDIFITTYNEPIELVMETALAAQAARIPHSTWVLDDGDRPEMRAAAEGAGLGYITRSQAWKDMPRHAKAGNLNNALEQTTGEFLLILDADQIPRPEILEHTLGYFRDPEVALVQTPQVFSNVATGDPLGSQAPLFYGPIQQGKDGWNAAFFCGSNAMLRREALMQLGITGYIRELDRSIARALRTASRAVAKARSHPAARDAAVARALDDVSAAIAHARTALASGAPIGSITYDLHRAVDQASYSLVASDVAGLEEDLAEIRALARADGGDGDTIVDIEQIVSSLADRDLSPLNALESVQAVLQGIAVDRPDEAQPIMPLATISVTEDMATCMRLHGLGWKTVYHHELLADGLAPEDAGTMLVQRLRWAQGTMQVFLRENPLLQRGLSIPQRLMYFATMWSYLSGYAAVVYFAAPIVFLVLGILPVSSLAADFFVRFIPFMIANQLLFLVSAKGTPTWRGQQYSLALFPVWIEACRTAVNNVILRIPLGFAVTPKTRQESTGTPWRLIKVQLVVMVLLVIAIVVGTFHLLVNGAEPIGTGVNIAWAIYDLVVLSVLFQAVHYQGFSPEESPVPEKESA, from the coding sequence ATGCTGCTCCTGCGCATCATCGTGCTGCTCACGATCGTGCTCGGCGTCGACTACGTCACCTGGCGCTGGATCGCCTCGCTGAACTGGGACGCCTGGTGGATCGCCGTGCCGCTGGTGGCGGCCGAGACCTACAGCCTGATCGACGTCTGCCTCTACGGCATGACGATGTGGCGCGCCCGTGGCCGGCCGGCTCCCCCCGAGCCCGACCCCGAGGCGACCGTCGACATCTTCATCACCACCTACAACGAACCGATCGAGCTCGTGATGGAGACTGCGCTCGCCGCGCAGGCCGCGCGGATCCCGCACTCGACCTGGGTGCTCGACGACGGCGACCGGCCCGAGATGCGCGCCGCAGCCGAGGGCGCGGGGCTCGGCTACATCACCCGCTCGCAGGCGTGGAAGGACATGCCGCGGCACGCGAAGGCGGGCAACCTCAACAACGCCCTCGAGCAGACGACCGGCGAGTTCCTGCTGATCCTCGACGCCGACCAGATCCCGCGGCCCGAGATCCTCGAGCACACGCTCGGCTACTTCCGCGACCCGGAGGTGGCGCTCGTGCAGACCCCGCAGGTCTTCTCGAACGTGGCCACCGGCGACCCGCTCGGCAGCCAGGCGCCGCTGTTCTACGGCCCGATCCAGCAGGGCAAGGACGGCTGGAACGCCGCCTTCTTCTGCGGCTCGAACGCGATGCTGCGCCGCGAGGCGCTGATGCAGCTCGGCATCACCGGCTACATCCGCGAGCTCGACCGAAGCATCGCGCGGGCCCTGCGCACCGCCTCCCGCGCCGTCGCCAAGGCCCGCTCGCACCCCGCCGCGCGCGACGCCGCGGTCGCCCGCGCCCTCGACGACGTGTCGGCGGCCATCGCGCACGCGCGCACCGCGCTCGCCTCCGGAGCGCCGATCGGCTCGATCACGTACGACCTGCACCGCGCCGTCGACCAGGCGAGCTACTCCCTCGTCGCCTCCGACGTCGCCGGTCTCGAGGAGGACCTCGCCGAGATCCGCGCGCTCGCGCGGGCCGACGGAGGCGACGGCGACACGATCGTCGACATCGAGCAGATCGTCTCGTCGCTCGCCGACCGCGACCTCTCGCCGCTGAACGCGCTCGAGTCGGTGCAGGCGGTGCTGCAGGGCATCGCCGTCGACCGGCCCGACGAGGCGCAGCCGATCATGCCGCTGGCGACCATCTCGGTCACCGAGGACATGGCGACCTGCATGCGCCTGCACGGCCTGGGCTGGAAGACCGTCTACCACCACGAGCTGCTCGCCGACGGCCTCGCCCCCGAGGACGCGGGCACCATGCTCGTGCAGCGGCTGCGCTGGGCGCAGGGCACGATGCAGGTGTTCCTCCGCGAGAACCCGCTGCTGCAGCGGGGCCTCTCGATCCCGCAGCGGCTGATGTACTTCGCCACGATGTGGAGCTACCTCAGCGGCTACGCGGCGGTCGTCTACTTCGCGGCGCCGATCGTGTTCCTGGTGCTCGGGATCCTGCCGGTGTCCTCGCTCGCGGCGGACTTCTTCGTCCGGTTCATCCCGTTCATGATCGCGAACCAGCTGCTGTTCCTCGTCTCAGCGAAGGGCACGCCCACCTGGCGGGGCCAGCAGTACAGCCTCGCCCTGTTCCCGGTCTGGATCGAGGCGTGCCGGACCGCCGTGAACAACGTGATCCTGCGCATCCCGCTCGGCTTCGCCGTGACCCCGAAGACGCGGCAGGAGTCGACCGGCACACCGTGGAGACTGATCAAGGTGCAGCTCGTGGTCATGGTGCTGCTCGTGATCGCGATCGTCGTCGGCACCTTCCACCTCCTGGTGAACGGCGCCGAGCCGATCGGCACGGGCGTCAACATCGCCTGGGCGATCTACGATCTGGTCGTCCTCAGCGTCCTGTTCCAGGCCGTCCACTACCAGGGCTTCTCCCCCGAGGAGTCCCCCGTTCCCGAGAAGGAGTCCGCATGA
- a CDS encoding ATP-binding protein — protein MSERSVVFRTPPDGVETVHSALETLWQDRTDVDEMERMMFETALVELVSNVVQHASSTTTIICELSLVADEHVLRATLVDTADPPLVDTETVVEMPDEFAESGRGIPFIQALVDTFEHEREHGRNVWTIAKHRPAP, from the coding sequence GTGTCTGAGCGCTCCGTCGTCTTCCGGACTCCTCCGGACGGTGTCGAGACCGTGCACTCGGCCCTCGAGACGCTGTGGCAGGACCGCACCGACGTCGACGAGATGGAGCGGATGATGTTCGAGACCGCGCTCGTCGAGCTCGTCTCGAACGTGGTCCAGCACGCCTCCTCGACGACCACGATCATCTGCGAGCTGAGCCTCGTGGCGGATGAGCACGTCCTGCGGGCCACGCTGGTCGACACCGCCGACCCGCCGCTCGTCGACACCGAGACGGTGGTCGAGATGCCGGACGAGTTCGCCGAGTCCGGCCGCGGGATCCCCTTCATCCAGGCCCTGGTCGACACGTTCGAGCACGAGCGGGAGCACGGACGCAACGTCTGGACGATCGCGAAGCACCGCCCCGCGCCGTGA
- a CDS encoding SDR family oxidoreductase, translated as MPDQYTFTNPATQYPNTTPPVQHQEEPGLQSRLDPRPDLGEDTYRGTGRLTGRRALITGADSGIGAAVAIAFAREGADVALAYLPEEEEDAQHVIELVRAAGRTALALPGDLRDQRYCTELVEQAVEGLGGLDAVVNVAGKQVWQEDLQELSDEQFLETFQVNVLAMFRIVKAAVPHLAPGSTIITTASAEAHTPAPDRLDYAMTKGAINNLSKGLAQQLAPKGIRVNVVAPGPTWTVLQVTDGVDPESLPDFGSSESPMGRPAQPAELAPAYVFLASAESSFVAGETLNVNGGMPTP; from the coding sequence ATGCCCGATCAGTACACCTTCACGAACCCGGCGACGCAGTACCCCAACACCACGCCTCCCGTGCAGCACCAGGAGGAGCCCGGGCTGCAGTCGCGACTCGACCCGCGGCCCGACCTGGGGGAGGACACCTACCGCGGCACGGGCCGGCTGACCGGCCGGCGCGCGCTCATCACGGGGGCGGACTCCGGGATCGGCGCGGCGGTCGCCATCGCCTTCGCCCGCGAGGGGGCCGACGTGGCGCTCGCCTACCTGCCCGAGGAGGAGGAGGACGCGCAGCACGTGATCGAGCTGGTCCGCGCGGCCGGGCGCACGGCCCTCGCGCTCCCCGGGGACCTCCGCGACCAGCGGTACTGCACCGAGTTGGTCGAGCAGGCGGTCGAGGGGCTCGGCGGGCTCGATGCGGTGGTGAACGTCGCGGGCAAGCAGGTGTGGCAGGAGGACCTGCAGGAGCTGAGCGACGAGCAGTTCCTCGAGACGTTCCAGGTCAACGTGCTCGCGATGTTCCGCATCGTGAAGGCGGCGGTGCCGCACCTCGCGCCCGGATCCACGATCATCACGACCGCGTCGGCCGAGGCGCACACTCCCGCGCCCGACCGGCTCGACTACGCGATGACCAAGGGTGCGATCAACAACCTGTCGAAGGGGCTCGCGCAGCAGCTCGCGCCGAAGGGCATCCGCGTCAACGTCGTGGCGCCGGGGCCGACCTGGACCGTGCTGCAGGTCACGGACGGGGTCGACCCCGAGAGTCTGCCCGACTTCGGCTCGAGCGAGTCGCCGATGGGGCGGCCGGCCCAGCCGGCCGAGCTCGCGCCCGCATACGTGTTCCTGGCGTCGGCCGAGTCGAGCTTCGTCGCGGGCGAGACGCTCAACGTGAACGGCGGGATGCCGACGCCCTGA
- a CDS encoding ABC transporter substrate-binding protein, whose product MNVTHRRFGRLAAAALAGAMALSLAACSASAGGGAADPAAGGAEGTDDGTTLTLWTRAPLEKQAKALVEAYNASHENQVDLTVVPNDDYVAKVGAAAGSDGLPDLFAADIVYMPNWTEQGLFQDLTSSIDGLDFKDSINEGHLAAGTYDDKEYALPFVLDLSMLFWNKELYAEAGLDPEQGPKDMAEFAEHAKAIQALNKPDTYGTATGLNCGGCLVFTWFPTIWAGGDEVMNEDGTESLLASDTAKEVYSTWKDLWDSGAVLPSSQDEAGPTWTAGFTEGKVGLQFYPATLLSSTPFDAGVSGIPGPDGGSSTFVGGDGIGISKDSEKSPQAWNFLNWMMSEDAQVGVLAKNNDVVSRSDLASNQYSELDPRLVTINEVASEGDTPFSTSFQQAFNAPSSPWLTLVRDAVLGDGESVDADNDAITSILGQ is encoded by the coding sequence ATGAACGTCACTCATCGTCGGTTCGGCCGTCTGGCCGCCGCAGCACTCGCCGGAGCGATGGCCCTGTCGCTCGCCGCCTGCTCGGCCTCGGCCGGAGGCGGCGCCGCCGACCCGGCCGCCGGCGGCGCAGAGGGAACGGATGACGGCACCACGCTCACCCTGTGGACCCGCGCCCCGCTCGAGAAGCAGGCCAAGGCGCTCGTCGAGGCCTACAACGCCAGCCACGAGAACCAGGTCGACCTGACCGTCGTCCCGAACGACGACTACGTCGCGAAGGTCGGAGCCGCCGCCGGCTCCGACGGGCTTCCCGACCTGTTCGCGGCCGACATCGTCTACATGCCGAACTGGACCGAGCAGGGCCTGTTCCAGGACCTCACCTCGAGCATCGACGGCCTCGATTTCAAGGACTCGATCAACGAGGGCCACCTCGCGGCGGGCACCTACGACGACAAGGAGTACGCGCTCCCCTTCGTCCTGGACCTCTCGATGCTGTTCTGGAACAAGGAGCTCTACGCGGAGGCCGGCCTCGACCCCGAGCAGGGCCCGAAGGACATGGCCGAGTTCGCCGAGCACGCCAAGGCGATCCAGGCCCTGAACAAGCCCGACACCTACGGGACCGCCACCGGCCTCAACTGCGGCGGCTGCCTGGTCTTCACCTGGTTCCCGACCATCTGGGCCGGCGGCGACGAGGTCATGAACGAGGACGGCACCGAGTCCCTCCTCGCCAGCGACACCGCCAAGGAGGTCTACTCCACCTGGAAGGACCTCTGGGATTCCGGAGCGGTCCTCCCCTCCTCGCAGGACGAGGCGGGCCCGACCTGGACCGCCGGCTTCACCGAGGGCAAGGTCGGACTGCAGTTCTACCCGGCCACCCTGCTCTCCTCCACCCCGTTCGACGCGGGCGTCTCGGGCATCCCGGGCCCCGACGGCGGCAGCTCCACCTTCGTGGGCGGCGACGGCATCGGCATCTCGAAGGACTCCGAGAAGTCGCCCCAGGCGTGGAACTTCCTCAACTGGATGATGTCGGAGGACGCCCAGGTCGGCGTCCTCGCCAAGAACAACGACGTCGTCTCGCGCTCGGACCTCGCCAGCAACCAGTACTCGGAGCTCGACCCGCGCCTGGTCACGATCAACGAGGTCGCGTCCGAGGGCGACACCCCGTTCTCGACCAGCTTCCAGCAGGCCTTCAACGCGCCGAGCAGCCCCTGGCTGACCCTCGTGCGCGACGCGGTCCTCGGTGACGGCGAGTCCGTCGACGCCGACAACGACGCCATCACGTCGATCCTCGGTCAGTAG
- a CDS encoding carbohydrate ABC transporter permease: protein MTLSTDLERFAAAEPAPEPSPSHSARRPRGSRLAGIAVQTPFWVLTGGLAVIFLYPLIWTAVSSVAPRAGTGQTEGWGLGNYATLVDYQAGIWVYLGNSLLVSGLTVVLTLGTSLLGGYAFSRFEFPGKNLLFLSTLAILMVPYATLLIPLYVLLNIVGLSNSLVGVALVLTMFQLPLSTFLMRIGFDAVPRELDEAAKMDGCTTWSVLWKVLLPAVKPGLITVGLFAFLAAWNDFMAPLILITDSDRMTMPLAISNLRGQVQGVVDYGATEAGVVVLALPCILLFLLLQRHYVRGFMSGAFKG, encoded by the coding sequence ATGACCCTCTCCACCGACCTCGAGCGCTTCGCTGCGGCCGAACCGGCCCCGGAGCCGTCGCCCTCGCACTCCGCCCGCCGACCGCGCGGCTCCCGTCTCGCCGGCATCGCCGTGCAGACCCCGTTCTGGGTCCTCACGGGCGGACTCGCCGTGATCTTCCTCTACCCGCTGATCTGGACCGCGGTCTCCTCCGTCGCCCCGCGCGCCGGCACCGGGCAGACCGAGGGCTGGGGGCTGGGCAACTACGCCACCCTCGTCGACTACCAGGCCGGCATCTGGGTCTACCTCGGCAACTCGCTGCTCGTCTCGGGGCTCACCGTCGTGCTGACGCTCGGCACCTCGCTGCTGGGCGGCTACGCGTTCTCGCGCTTCGAGTTCCCGGGCAAGAACCTGCTGTTCCTCTCGACCCTCGCGATCCTGATGGTGCCGTACGCGACGCTCCTGATCCCGCTCTACGTGCTGCTGAACATCGTCGGCCTCTCGAACTCGCTCGTCGGAGTCGCCCTGGTCCTGACGATGTTCCAGCTGCCGCTGTCGACGTTCCTCATGCGGATCGGCTTCGACGCCGTGCCGCGCGAGCTCGACGAGGCCGCGAAGATGGACGGCTGCACGACCTGGTCGGTGCTCTGGAAGGTGCTGCTGCCCGCCGTGAAGCCGGGACTGATCACCGTCGGGCTCTTCGCGTTCCTCGCCGCCTGGAACGACTTCATGGCGCCGCTGATCCTGATCACCGACTCCGACCGCATGACCATGCCGCTCGCGATCTCGAACCTCCGCGGACAGGTGCAGGGAGTCGTCGACTACGGCGCCACCGAGGCCGGCGTGGTCGTCCTCGCGCTGCCGTGCATCCTCCTGTTCCTGCTCCTGCAACGCCACTACGTCCGCGGCTTCATGTCCGGCGCCTTCAAGGGATGA
- a CDS encoding PP2C family protein-serine/threonine phosphatase encodes MRPVLTRRRVRELPPIDSLALTANGFDEQTPLVKQLPVLGLFLVAVALSVSVPTLVVTSATALVAAVLMMVAATALAAVMPRTDALGRVALVIPAIDFLAVGVLRFATGESASIFASLAVLPTVWVAAGPGRRHIALASLGVVAGLVLPFLLGSTLEENPNELARGVFSAGAFGLAALVVNELSRMARERVADISAREKLTHLELTQASAVQQALLPKERAELHGYAFAGVCLPSRAIGGDFFDWYDIRGGAAFTVGDVMGKGVGAGIIAATVRAVVRSARNHDDLAVAASRASESLASDLGDTASFATMFHARLDETTGVVRYLDAGHGLTLHVRADGSWDRLASHNLPVGIGEDAWATAELVLLPGDSLVSCSDGILDLYDGRVESLRHVAALVSQSTDAADAVARISARAEGGANDDDVTVLVLRRAV; translated from the coding sequence GTGAGACCGGTCCTCACCCGCCGCCGCGTCCGGGAGCTGCCGCCCATCGACTCCCTCGCCCTGACGGCGAACGGGTTCGACGAGCAGACCCCGCTGGTCAAGCAGCTCCCGGTCCTCGGGCTGTTCCTGGTCGCCGTCGCGCTGAGCGTGTCGGTGCCGACCCTCGTGGTCACGAGCGCGACCGCGCTGGTCGCGGCGGTGCTGATGATGGTCGCGGCGACCGCGCTGGCCGCGGTGATGCCGCGGACGGACGCGCTGGGCCGGGTGGCGCTGGTGATCCCCGCGATCGACTTCCTGGCCGTCGGCGTGCTGCGCTTCGCGACCGGCGAGAGCGCGTCGATCTTCGCCTCCCTCGCCGTGCTGCCCACCGTGTGGGTCGCGGCGGGGCCGGGCCGACGGCACATCGCCCTGGCGAGCCTCGGAGTCGTCGCAGGTCTCGTCCTCCCGTTCCTCCTCGGCTCGACGCTCGAGGAGAACCCCAACGAGCTGGCGCGCGGCGTCTTCTCGGCCGGCGCCTTCGGCCTCGCGGCCCTGGTCGTCAACGAGCTGTCCCGGATGGCGCGCGAGCGCGTCGCCGACATCAGCGCGCGCGAGAAGCTCACGCACCTCGAGCTGACCCAGGCGTCGGCCGTGCAGCAGGCGCTGCTGCCCAAGGAGCGCGCCGAGCTGCACGGCTACGCCTTCGCCGGAGTGTGCCTGCCGTCGCGCGCGATCGGCGGCGACTTCTTCGACTGGTACGACATCCGGGGCGGGGCGGCCTTCACCGTCGGCGACGTGATGGGCAAGGGCGTCGGAGCCGGCATCATCGCCGCCACCGTCCGCGCGGTCGTGCGCAGCGCCCGCAACCACGACGACCTCGCGGTGGCCGCGTCGCGCGCCTCCGAGAGCCTCGCCTCGGACCTGGGCGACACCGCCTCCTTCGCCACGATGTTCCACGCGCGCCTGGACGAGACCACCGGCGTCGTCCGCTACCTCGACGCCGGGCACGGGCTGACGCTGCACGTGCGCGCCGACGGGTCGTGGGACCGCCTGGCCTCGCACAACCTGCCGGTCGGCATCGGCGAGGACGCCTGGGCGACCGCCGAGCTCGTGCTGCTGCCGGGCGACTCGCTGGTCAGCTGCAGCGACGGGATCCTCGACCTGTACGACGGGCGGGTGGAGTCGCTCCGGCACGTCGCTGCGCTCGTCTCGCAGTCGACGGATGCGGCCGACGCGGTCGCGCGGATCAGCGCGCGCGCCGAGGGCGGCGCGAACGACGACGACGTGACGGTGCTGGTGCTGCGCCGCGCGGTGTGA
- a CDS encoding STAS domain-containing protein has translation MTFTTEKIEPDIAVVRGEGKLNMVSAPELRTLVLRVIEEGENRVVVDLSGIEFMDSSGLGALVGCLKSARQAGGDLRIASPSPQVSMVLRLSNLDRVLASFDSAEDAYRV, from the coding sequence ATGACGTTCACCACCGAGAAGATCGAGCCCGACATCGCCGTCGTCCGCGGCGAGGGCAAGCTCAACATGGTCTCGGCCCCCGAGCTGCGCACTCTCGTGCTGCGCGTGATCGAGGAGGGCGAGAACCGCGTCGTCGTCGACCTCAGCGGCATCGAGTTCATGGACTCCTCCGGACTCGGCGCCCTCGTCGGCTGCCTCAAGAGCGCCCGTCAGGCGGGCGGCGACCTGCGCATCGCCTCCCCGAGCCCGCAGGTCTCGATGGTCCTCCGGCTCTCGAACCTCGACCGCGTCCTGGCGAGCTTCGACAGCGCCGAGGACGCCTACCGTGTCTGA